The region CGGTAGCTGACGCTAAAGTATCCGGCAGCAAGATAACCATTCTTGACGACCCTTTTGCCGCGGCTAAAGACGCCGACGTGCTCTACACCGATGTGTGGGCCAGCATGGGCAAAGAAGGTGAGCAGGCCATCCGTAAACAGGCGTTTGCCGGTTTCCAGATCAACAGCAGTATTCTGCAAGTAGCTAAACCTGACTCCATCGTTATGCACTGCCTGCCGGCGCACCGTGGTGAAGAAATTACCGATGACGTTATCGAAGGACCACATTCAGTAGTCTTTGATGAGGCTGAGAACCGCTTACATGTGCAAAAAGCGATAATGGCGCTACTCATGGCCGATTAGAACCTGCTGCCATATGGACAATTTCGCCTGGTTCCTGTAAACTCTACAATAGGAAAGTATAGGAAACCACGCTAATCATAGGAGGCAATACAAAATGAGTGATATTAAAAAAGTTGTGCTCGCCTATTCCGGCGGCCTGGATACCTCGGTTATTATCCCTTGGCTTAAAGAAAACTATGGCTGTGAAGTTATTGCTATGTGCGCCGACGTCGGTCAGGGCGATGAACTGGCTCCTGTCCGGGAAAAGGCCATCAAGTCAGGGGCCAGCAAAGTATATATTGAAGACCTTACCGCCGAGTTTGTGGAAGGCTATATATGGCCGACTCTTAAAGCCGGGGCCGTATATGAAGGCAAGTATCTTTTAGGAACTTCTTTTGCCCGTCCCATCATTGCCAAAGCCCTTGTTGATATCGCTTTGAAAGAAGGTGCTGATGCTATCTGCCACGGGGCAACAGGTAAAGGTAATGACCAAGTGCGCTTTGAACTCACTGTGAAAGCGCTGGCCCCGCATCTGAAAATTATTGCTCCCTGGCGCGTGTGGAATATCCGTTCCCGCGAAGATGCTATTGACTATGCTGAAAAACACGGTATTCCGGTACCGGTTACCAAAGCCCGCCCGTACAGTATGGACCGCAACATCTGGCACTTAAGCCATGAAGGCGCCGACCTGGAAAACCCGGCTAACGAGCCGCAAGACGACGTATTTTTGATTACCACTCCGCCGGAAAAAGCGCCAGACAAACCTACCTATATTGAAGTCGGTTTTGAAAAAGGCATTCCTGTATCGCTTGACGGTGTCAAAATGGCTGCCGTGCCGCTTCTCACCAAGCTTAATGAAATTGGCGCAACCAATGGTGTCGGTATTGCCGATATCGTAGAAAACCGCCTTGTGGGCATGAAATCACGCGGCGTGTACGAAAATCCCGGCGGCGCCATTCTGTACTATGCGCACCGCGAACTTGAATACTTGACCCTTGACCGGGCTACCATGCATTATAAAGAGCAAGTCGCCATTAAATACGCTGAATTGGTATATGATGGTATGTGGTTCTCCCCGCTGCGTGAAGCGCTTGACGCCTTTTTCGATTCAACGCAGCAGACGGTCACCGGCACTGTCCGCCTGAAGTTGTATAAAGGCAATATTATAAGTGCCGGCGCTACATCGCCGTATTCGCTCTATAATGAAAAAATTGTTACCTTCGGGGACAGCGAAGAATTATATAACCACGGCGATGCTGAGGGCTTTATTAACCTGTTCGGGCTGCCGCTAAAAGTGCGGGCTATGATGAAAGCTGAGGCCAAGAAAAACA is a window of Sporomusaceae bacterium ACPt DNA encoding:
- the argG gene encoding Argininosuccinate synthase produces the protein MSDIKKVVLAYSGGLDTSVIIPWLKENYGCEVIAMCADVGQGDELAPVREKAIKSGASKVYIEDLTAEFVEGYIWPTLKAGAVYEGKYLLGTSFARPIIAKALVDIALKEGADAICHGATGKGNDQVRFELTVKALAPHLKIIAPWRVWNIRSREDAIDYAEKHGIPVPVTKARPYSMDRNIWHLSHEGADLENPANEPQDDVFLITTPPEKAPDKPTYIEVGFEKGIPVSLDGVKMAAVPLLTKLNEIGATNGVGIADIVENRLVGMKSRGVYENPGGAILYYAHRELEYLTLDRATMHYKEQVAIKYAELVYDGMWFSPLREALDAFFDSTQQTVTGTVRLKLYKGNIISAGATSPYSLYNEKIVTFGDSEELYNHGDAEGFINLFGLPLKVRAMMKAEAKKNNE